A segment of the Manihot esculenta cultivar AM560-2 chromosome 13, M.esculenta_v8, whole genome shotgun sequence genome:
AGATTCGGCGGCCATTTCTCTTCAAATAAAACAAGCAAACAATGAAAAAACAAGAAGAGCTAAAACCAGCAAGGATCTGCAATAACGTACTTGTATTCAACAACAGTATTCAATCTTCACTAACAGtataacgaaaaaaaaaaatctgctaGCATTCTCATTTAGCTAAACAAACACAGATCTTAGAAACTTTTACCTTTGCATCCCCAGCTGAAGGAGCTCATCGATGGCGGAATCCAAATTGACGCGATCCTCCTTCTTGGCCAAGAGCTTGACCTCTTGGACAACATGAATCCCCCATCCGCTCTTCAGATCCGGCGAGTACATGTGCCTAATAGCATCATTTATCACTTCTTTCTCTTCATCATTTTCAGATCCGAAGTCCTCCGAGAACCGCCGCACCGTCCGCCTCCTCAGCTCCCGCGCGTCCATCTCACGCGCCATCATTGCCCTCTGCGACGCGGTGAATAGGCAGTTCCCATCCGCCGAGACCTCTCCCCCATGAGACAGCCTGAAAACCACCGATCTAGGCAGCGAAGAGTCTTTATTACCATCACCGGGATGCTTCCAAAGCACGCCTTTGGTTTGGAGTTTCTGTAAATGGCGTCTCTGCTGGTCCTCCAGACCATTCACGTCATTCCACATGGCGGTGGTCGTTGCCATTACACTCTGGTCTACGAGATCAACTGCTTCATTAGAAGCCCCATTGGGGTCTCTCCAATGGAGGGCCGGCGACGAGGGTTGAAATGTCGTTTCGGCGACGGCCGTTGAATCGCATAGAAGTTTCCCCATTTGAGCTATCCTCTTCTATATCactaatcaataaaattaaattaaaattaaaaaaaaaaaaatcaatcttcCTCTCCTTCAATGGAAGAGAGAGTTGCAGGTGCAGAGACacccagagagagagagagagagagagagagagattaggGTTAACGGATAGATTTGCGACGCGGGAGAGAATTTAATGGCACGTGGCAGTATCTGGAGCATTTAGGGTCTCTAGGAAGAGGGGAGAGGAATTTCGTTTTCCCTCTGACCATGAGATGAGGTTGAGAGATGCTAACGTAAGCCGGTGGACCATGAACGTTATGGGCAAAATTGAGCCAGAATtaatattcttttattattattattattattactattacatCCTCCGCCAAAAATGCCTTGCTTGTATTTACGCGCTTTTTAGaacgaaaaattattattaaatatttttcttttttttatttatttcatatgaTTATTTTTCTCCAACCACCCCaacgaaattttaaaaaaataaacgaaCTATATTATCCGCTGGTTCTCTTTTTTCTTGAAAAACGAAATTATGAAAAAGGGACACAGGGGTGAgtatcggtcggttcggtttaaaatcgaatcgaaccgaataaatcgaaaatcgaaattttagtgtttataaaaatcgaaccgaactgattttgattagaaaccgaatcgaatcgaaccggtttgattcggttcggtttgatcggtttcaatttttaatatttttttttactttttacactttatttttaatattttaaaatttaattaaatattttaattttaatatgatttaatttctctatattattaaaaaacatattattatcactaatcgatttggtttggttttttcagtttttttctgatcaaaaccgaaccgaactgaaataactgaaatttctaaaattaaaaaccgaatcgaaccgaaatatataaaaaatcaaactaaatttttaaatcgattcaattcgatcgattttttttatttgaaccgaatactgctgaCTCCTAGCACCAACCACTcttaaaataaagatttttttcAATAGTTACATTTAATTATAGATTTTCATGTgcgataataaaaaataaataaatatttatttaacctaaaaatatttattttgccattttttattttcacactataatatttattaaaaaaattcctATGATATCATTGACTTTAAAAATGTCACGTAATATTATTaaactatataaaaatataattaaaataatctcaCCAAACATAAATAGTATGACTATTTTAAATCAtccttatattaatttatatttaagtagGAAATTTTCAAATGTTAATGAATAAAACgggtttaattataaaatttacaaattgtatataattattattattaattttaaattattaaccaTTAATATCAATTTagagtttttaaataaaaatcaatatgtttatatttgtattttatttttattaaaattgaaatattatattagtcttatgttttaaatatatcataaaatatttaagaaatttaGGGTAGTATAAGagtttttaataatgttgaatggaattttttttgcaataataaaaaaaatacaccaCAATAATATAATTGTGGCAGAGATCTAAttaacatttttatataaattattttaaatgaataaataaaatatttaaaaattttatggccccatttcacaaaaaaaaaaaaaaaaaaaaattatggccCTTCACGTTATGTGTTTGCCGCATATATGACACATACACCACATGTTCTCCGTGGGgccggaaaaaaaaaacacaaattaatttataatattttttttagttgtACTTACTGTAtcagaaaatttaatttaatttctaaatcagatgtttttttagaaaaattatttttttatctgtaaataTGCAGATTCTAATaagaagtaaaaataaattaaaagtaattatatagaattcaagagaaaatgtaaaaaaaatatttagatactaaaaattctattttattaatttattaatttgctaTAAACATTAGTCACATAATTGAGCATGAAAAAACATTTTCATCACTAAAAAACAATGAAGGATCAACATAGTGGAAATTGTAATGGGGAGGGTACACCATAATTTCTTCTTtgtatttcttttctttctttttctcttcaaatGATTCTTCCTCCACAATCTCTACATGCTTTCCCAATCTTTTAGTAATTTTCTCTATCAATTTTGGTGGATCAAACAATCCCCTTATTACCACTAATGAATTTTCCATATCTGGTTCCACAAACATAATtcctgaaatttaaaaaatgaagtaggtgaaaaaaatatttaaaaaaaaaaaaaaaaagtacataGAGAAATTGGAAGTTAAGAGGAAACTTAATTACCTTCCATCCTCCCAATATTTCTCTTGATATCATGTGCACATCCTTCACAATGCATGTTCATTTTGAGCACAATAGTTTTCACCTTTGGCTACATTAAATAAATATTGCAAAATATAtggtgtaaaattataaaattaaaaaaaatatatgttttttttctttttaatataaagACAAATTGAAAAACACAAACCTGTTGTTTCTCTTGGACCTCCTCTTCTTTGTATTCATCATTTGGTTTAGGTttgggagaaatcaactctacATTCCTACTATACTTCTTTTGAAGTCTTCCCACAATCTTCATTGGATCAATACTTTTTCCTTTCACAATCACTTTCTGATTTGCATTATCAACCACAATATCTTCAATACCTATTCATCAAATCAAATGGGTCAAAAAATACATGGCCAacccaaagaaaaaaaaatcaataattcaaTCTTTACCATCAAATCCCCTTAGGCAATTGAACACCTTTCTTCTACATCCTTCACAATGCATGTAAACTTTTAGCACAACAACTTTAACTTTCTCTTCCACCTTCTGCCCTCCTCCACTTTGATTTTGCTCACCATTTTGCCAATTTTCCTTGTTCTTTCTCTTCTAAaaagaaatcattaaaacacaaaAGAAAAAACTCATGTTGGGTAGCTCATGAGATCCACTAAACCTCttaaaaaaatgcaaaattgagaCATATATGCCAAAGGAAATGTGGGTTTGATTACCTTTCCCATGGTTAGCTTGTAAAGTTGATACGATGTTCATATAGAATTCTGCTAAGATTATCAACTACTTATAAAACACTTTCTCAATGCAAAAGCAGAAAACTGAGGTTATAGTAATTCCAAACTTGGATAGAGCCAATTTGGACTAATGAATAAATTtccaaaaatgaaattaattctaattttatttgatttgtaCCCATTAAACGAGTTTATTGGAGTTTACCAAAATGGGTACTTTATTTCTTATCTGACTAATTTAcgttttgtttttgaagatttcatACAGCTCATAGTTTTTATCCAAcccatttaaattatattttcacttTTTGGAACCTATTAACATttaatatacatataattaGTAAGAATGTTATTATCATTCAATATTTTGATTatgaataaaaaagaataataattttCCTCAACAAGgtatggaaaagaaaaaaataaaaagggtgAGCCCAAATCCATTGGACTTCTGGGTTCGAAAAATTATCAGTCCATGACCTGATGCCaagctcaaaaaaaaaaaaaaagaagaagagtgaCCACGTGTGAAAGTCACCAACATTTTTCTTGCATGCAAGCCACGTGGCAGAACTTTCGGTTGAAAATGTCAACATTCCACCCTCTTCCTTCACAGAATTTATAAAATAACCCATCCTTACGAACCCTTCTGCTCCGAGATTGTGATTTTGAATGGATCGTTAAAATTATCACAGTAAGCTTTCCTCCTTCCTTTTTCTCAATTTTGCAAAtggattttataataatattggtttttgtaattatttttctgtgtttttattttgttttattttataattaatatgtatttttttttataatttacaatTAAAAGCACAGCATGACCAACTCAGATGTATTTTTGGctcataattttattctaaaaagTGAGAGCACTTAATAACTAAAAGCTAGTTTTCTTTAAGGCCTCTTGCTTGCTTAATTTCATTCTATTTTGGATTTCGTTAGGTTTATCCCACAATACTAacataaagaagaagaagaagaagactggCGAATTGAAGGAACAATGTCAGGTGTGTCTCTAGCTACAGCTACTAGAAGTGAGCCTAATGAAGTCACCACAAAAGCTACGAAACCCCAATCATCGCCCCTCGACAAACAAGAGCAAACTATGGTAGGGGGCATAATGGGATCATTGCGAGTGATCGAACTCCAACTAGTTGCTTTCATAATGGTTTTCTCAGCAAGTGGACTTGTCCCACTTCTTGATTTAATATTCCCAGCATTTGCTTCTGCTTATATTCTAATTCTTGCTCGTTTGGCCTTCCCTTCAACTGGCGGAGTCAGTTCTGGTTCACAAGAGATTTTTCAAGGAAGCAAATTCTTTAGGCTGTATGCGATTGTGGGAACCATAGTGGGTCTGTTCTTGCCTCTTGCTTACGTTTTAGGTGGGTTCGCTAGAGGTGATGATCATGCGGTTCGATCAGCAACTCCTCACTTGTTCTTGCTCTCATTTCAGATACTTACTGAGAACATCATTAGTGGGTTGTCACTTTTCTCGCCGCCGGTGAGAGCATTGGTCCCATTGCTTTATACAGGTAGGAGAATGTTGGTGATTCTTGATTGGATACAGGATGTGTGGCTTAACAAAACTCTACCAGCTAATGCACAATTCAAGGTAGTCTATTTTGACTCAACTTCTGTTTTCGTTATTTTGGACCAAAGGGTGTATTGGGTTGTCAAAAAACTCTAGCTCATACGTCGTTTCGTGCAGGATGTAGGATGGTTTTGGTTTGGGAGGATCTTAGCAGCTATGAACTTGTTATACTTCTCTGTCAATCTTTTTGGGTTTCTGATTCCTCGCTTCCTTCCACGGGCCTTTGAGAAATATTTCCAGCAGAGGGATGAAACTCACTGGAAGATGGCGGAAGACAAGCGTTCAGCTGCTGCAAACAAATCTCAATCAACAGATAAGAAAGCTGATTAGAATTCCTTGGTTTGGAAGAGAAACATGTTTGTTTCATTAGCATCTCAACTACTTCATCCTCTTCGTAATTTCTTATGCATTGCAGATCTTGTGTGTTATGTTCAAACAGTGGCAGTGTATCtatgtaaaaataaatgacGACTCTTTTGCTTGATATGATCCTTTTCAGAGGAGATGTGCAATTGTAGAAGCTAAGAGTTTGTGCCATTATAAGCATTTGTCCCCACTCAGATTTAATCAGATTATTAGTTAAGTTAAACACTCCTTTAACTCGAGTTAAACCACCGGGGTACATACAGCAACTGATTAAGCAGCCACATTTTTCATGTGGGAATCGTGATTGGGAAAGAAGAAACCAGATATTTATGATTTATATTCCCAATTATGATGTTTTGATAGTACTTTGCTTGAAAATCATGATTTTGCTCAACAATATTCTTTTTAACTTTGATTGTTGACAAGTTAAGGTACTTTTTGGTGGATTTAGAATATCCTTAATTTTTTGTGGTGGAAATTTGAAAGCATCCCACTATAATTATTCGGTTTTAATTTCAAATCTCAAATTGTATAATTTCTTGTCAATTCCCTATGCTTAAATTTGGGAAATAATTTCCCGTATAATGCAAGATGGATCCTACGGGTCGGGTAGGGAGGTGGGTCCATGGGTGATTTGATATGGTGTTTTTCGGGTTCTGTAGAGTGACAAACTGCCAACGACATTCCTTTCCTTTTATCTTGCTGGGCTCCTCTATTATTGATTGGGGAACCTAATAATTTACAGTTTTATTAtgaattcataaaaaataaaaagcaaaaCTAAGACTATGATTCTTGCCACCACCTTTCCCCGGAGAAATTATATAGTGgaatcataattttatattaaaaaattagataaatgaCACTAAGttcaatattttataattttaaggaattcattaattatattacgtaatgatttaaatatacattttatttgaaaaactaaaataaaataaaattttctaaaatataattgtataagctaagaatttttaaatttttaatatttttttatataaaaaaaagttaataagtcaattcactaattaattaactatataTAATAAGCTAAACCCAAACAGAGGTAGGACTTCAAAACTAGTATAGTCCTCTCCTTTTAAgaaaacaaacaataaaaaaggaaaatgtcAAAATTGAGAACCGGAGAAAAAGTAAAAGTGAATTATTTTTACTTGTTTCACCAATCTAACACTGACATGTCTTCAAAGCTCCACCGTTTTTCTGTGCACCTTCAATTTCATTGTTATACTGTTCTCTCGCTGCTTTTTGGTCGGTTGTCCTTATCCATAATCCCTTAAAAGACTAATATGCCCTTCAGAATCACATTCTATTACTTAATTGCCCTCTCTTCTATTGTCGTAATCATATGTTCGATTTCTTTTGTGGGATGGGCAAGTTGCGTATGCTCCTCGCAATATACCCCACTCACTGCCACTACCGCCTCGCCACGCGCTCTTGTATAAATCAACTatattaattatcaaaattttatttcccTGCCTCAACTTTTAcatatcaatttttataattttttttacacttcaaattctataattttattattatttttattttgagtatctctatttttaataataaattgtacgataaaataaaaaatattttattaatatttaaaattagttgCCTTTAATTGACATAAAAGAGCACAAATAGAATATTTATAACGCGAAAAAAGTGATCTGATTTTCTTAAAGTGAATTATACAGCTGTCTTGAATTCTTAAatactttcatgtttttctttttcaattttattgtcataatattttaaattttaaattgttttaaataCCTTTTAATTCAGGATTTTAATTTTctctattattttataattaaattaattaataattatttataaaataaatttttattaaagttattcataatatattatttattattaattagttttattaaactaaaatatcatcattCTGTTCCATTTTACttcttattttttcaaaattaaaaattatatcatttaaataatattttcaattgaAGTGTTATATTTTCaagattaatttgatttattataattatgtattattaaataatattattgatgtaattgaaataaaataattataaaaaaataaaaatatatgagatAATTGATATTAATAGACAGTTTCTAACACTAAACTGGTAAGATAAATGATTGTAATAAATTgatcagaaattaaaaataattatacaaaatatatattttaatttttatgtttattaatttttataaagtaactatgtgtaattatttattaaatctcTTAAAAATTCGATTgtatcaattaataaataagaGATTATACGATTATaggtataataaaaatatataatatttactaatattatttttttatgaaatatcaTACCGCTTAAAAATGAATaaatcttataaaaaaattaaatattacagtatttatttaattttttttataaataaaaatatatattaatttattaaatttttatcacgtaattttattttagaatgataatttataatttattttaaatgattacAATGAATATTaaccattaaaatttttaatgataataatatcataaaataaaaataaatctaagCCGAAAATATGACCAGATTCTCTTCTCTCCTTTATATTTGCACAAGAGTAGAGACCCTTTCTCTCTTAATGCGACTAATGGATTCTAATCAATTATAGTAATTGAGTTGATATTCCTTCAACATTAAGATATGTATTTCTATAGAATGTATAATATATATCATTCGAATGAAAAACAAAGATCAGTATATAGATGTAAAATTACTGTTATAAAATGTTTATATTTTGTGGGATGAAGTATTTTAAAGTAAGGTAAGAGAAGATGAAAACACTAAAAGATGTAAGAATCCACCAATTTGACGGTTAAAAAACTTGAaggttttaataattttgaaaccTGAAAAAATCTATGCACTTCTTAATTACCCTCCTaccaattaaataaattattttcaaatatcatattttatttctaaaaataaaaaaattttatttttatttttacataaattaataataattgatacaaatattttttattttcttaataataacTCTAAATCTCCTTGGACTCCATATTCGATAGATCTGGTTATCCCTCGTCCCCTGTTATATGGATTTGATTCCTTTTTGGGCTACAGCGGATGGGTCTGtcaaatgggtctctccatgttctctttgaggaaaggacctgcaaaataagagaaaaggggGTCAGGGGCCCACCGGGGATGCCCCGGcagagaccctccgacgttcaagtcagatttATGAGCTAGAGTAGTGTGGATAAGCCAGAGttgcagagagaaaataaaaatggagttaAGGAAGAAGGAGCAGGAGAGAGAGTATATTCCTTGAAGGAGAAGACCCTCTAGTATATAGTGTTTTCCTGTCCTTTTCACtcaggcccgtacgtacggTTGTGTCAGACCCCTgcttcatgcgtaacggccatttaatgctCTCCAAAGCTCATGCGGGTAGGGCTGGTGAGTGATTGGGCCTACTCCCTTATGGGGCTTGTGCTCATATCTGATCCGGATCACCCTGGGTTGCCGGCCCAGGCTCATGAAGTCGAGCCGCCTCTCGAGCGTATGATCTGATGGGCTTTGGACCTGTGGCCTTCTTTTGGACCCAACCTTACTCCTGGGCTAGGAAAGATCTAGAagttatcaattgcccctttacctcctcagcagttattccatgactggtgagggggtaaatacttaGGCTCCACTAATGACCGTGCAGCTCGAGAACGGCTCTTGTCAAAACGTCCTTTACTTGCCTTATTTCTTTATCCTTTTACCTTGGTGTTTAAATGTATGGCGATCTGGAGATATgtatttgatgatgaatgatatttcacctcggcCTGTGCCTCATCATTATTTTTTACTCACGCTGTCTTCTAGTTTTGTCAACTTTACTTATTTGATGGACCTAGGCCGGCTCTACTGGGACTCTGCTGGTCGAACCAACCCGGGCTAAGAGCTCGGAGTCTGGTTAAGCTTCTGACTTGCGAGTTTCTCTTATTTTCATGAGGGTCTTTCTGTTTTTGGCTCACGATCTCGTCATTGTTGCGAGCTCAGGAATATAATACCTTCTTCCTCTTGAGATAACCTTCTGGTAGTCGGTGTGGTTTGAGCTGTAAGCTCCACTGGGATAGAGTACTCGttcttttgttgttttcctcttcctgggttATTCTTGCTGAACGTCTGTTTATTGTGAGTTAATCCGAGCTGTGAGCATGGTCCTTCGCCTTCGTTTATCCTTTTATGCGTTCCTGCATTTGTGGGCCTTTTCGTAGAGGGAGCTCGGTTCTCTGTTATTTCTTTTGTATTTAGCTTTATTctacttgagtgttttcctgtTGCGAGTTCATCcaagctgggagctcggttctttGCTTTTCGCTTAGGCTTTTGTGCCTATAGCCTGTGATGGTGTCTCTATCGCGAGCTCCGAAGTTCGGAGTTTCACTTTCTTCACTTTGGTGCCCtgagctcttttgtgaagtcgGAATTAATTTCTTGCTCTCTTATTGAGCCTTATTCGGGCTGCCTATTGTGTTTACCAGtaccgagctcattttcttgagatcgtCATGGTGTTTTGAcacttttggctgttgtgtgagatcaaagtctctctacctgatgattcgagctcctttgggaggtcggagtttagctttttcatttatggtcccgtaccccaatcttttatgtgagattagaactatgttcttatgagttgtttttgcttgtagCGCCGGATAATCTTGGGGATtccggccatttttgctccgggagatctttgagatcttcgccggtcttttacctcagtgaggtcttctacctcagtgaggtcttctacctcagtgaggtcttctacctctcaatgaggtcttctacctcccagtgaggtcttctgcctcagtgaggtcttctgcctcattgaggtcttctacctcttagtgaggtcttctgcctcattgaggtcttctgcctccgtgaggtcttctgcctcattgaggtcttctacctcttagtgaggtcttctgcctcattgaggtcttctgcctcattgaggtcttctgcctcagtgaggtcttctgcctcattgaggtcttctgcctcagtgaggtcttctgcctcagtgaggtcttctgcctcattgaggtcttctgcctcattgaggtcttctacctctcagtggggtcttctgcc
Coding sequences within it:
- the LOC110628962 gene encoding uncharacterized protein LOC110628962 isoform X1 is translated as MGKLLCDSTAVAETTFQPSSPALHWRDPNGASNEAVDLVDQSVMATTTAMWNDVNGLEDQQRRHLQKLQTKGVLWKHPGDGNKDSSLPRSVVFRLSHGGEVSADGNCLFTASQRAMMAREMDARELRRRTVRRFSEDFGSENDEEKEVINDAIRHMYSPDLKSGWGIHVVQEVKLLAKKEDRVNLDSAIDELLQLGMQREMAAESIYKERCLPVNDGPSWAKYMSISGSTDDECDIITLQYTEEGLLSVDDNREGHAAAFGDDIAIECLATEFKREIYVVQAHGSDAMVDEENCVFFLPHRPRSEICELPFFLFMKGTGWSGAGADHYEPLIAHHSSLLSNEKGMYHYKKDLALSCR
- the LOC110628962 gene encoding uncharacterized protein LOC110628962 isoform X3; translated protein: MGKLLCDSTAVAETTFQPSSPALHWRDPNGASNEAVDLVDQSVMATTTAMWNDVNGLEDQQRRHLQKLQTKGVLWKHPGDGNKDSSLPRSVVFRLSHGGEVSADGNCLFTASQRAMMAREMDARELRRRTVRRFSEDFGSENDEEKEVINDAIRHMYSPDLKSGWGIHVVQEVKLLAKKEDRVNLDSAIDELLQLGMQREMAAESIYKERCLPVNDGPSWAKYMSISGSTDDECDIITLQYTEEGLLSVDDNREGHAAAFGDDIAIECLATEFKREIYVVLCTCAA
- the LOC110628962 gene encoding uncharacterized protein LOC110628962 isoform X2, which translates into the protein MGKLLCDSTAVAETTFQPSSPALHWRDPNGASNEAVDLVDQSVMATTTAMWNDVNGLEDQQRRHLQKLQTKGVLWKHPGDGNKDSSLPRSVVFRLSHGGEVSADGNCLFTASQRAMMAREMDARELRRRTVRRFSEDFGSENDEEKEVINDAIRHMYSPDLKSGWGIHVVQEVKLLAKKEDRVNLDSAIDELLQLGMQREMAAESIYKERCLPVNDGPSWAKYMSISGSTDDECDIITLQYTEEGLLSVDDNREGHAAAFGDDIAIECLATEFKREIYVVQAHGSDAMVDEENCVFFLPHRPRSEICELPFFLFMKGTGWSGAGADHYEPLIAHHSSLLSNEKVALVL
- the LOC110630060 gene encoding heavy metal-associated isoprenylated plant protein 8; amino-acid sequence: MGKKRKNKENWQNGEQNQSGGGQKVEEKVKVVVLKVYMHCEGCRRKVFNCLRGFDGIEDIVVDNANQKVIVKGKSIDPMKIVGRLQKKYSRNVELISPKPKPNDEYKEEEVQEKQQPKVKTIVLKMNMHCEGCAHDIKRNIGRMEGIMFVEPDMENSLVVIRGLFDPPKLIEKITKRLGKHVEIVEEESFEEKKKEKKYKEEIMVYPPHYNFHYVDPSLFFSDENVFSCSIM
- the LOC110630328 gene encoding uncharacterized protein LOC110630328; this translates as MSGVSLATATRSEPNEVTTKATKPQSSPLDKQEQTMVGGIMGSLRVIELQLVAFIMVFSASGLVPLLDLIFPAFASAYILILARLAFPSTGGVSSGSQEIFQGSKFFRLYAIVGTIVGLFLPLAYVLGGFARGDDHAVRSATPHLFLLSFQILTENIISGLSLFSPPVRALVPLLYTGRRMLVILDWIQDVWLNKTLPANAQFKDVGWFWFGRILAAMNLLYFSVNLFGFLIPRFLPRAFEKYFQQRDETHWKMAEDKRSAAANKSQSTDKKAD